Proteins encoded by one window of Puntigrus tetrazona isolate hp1 chromosome 25, ASM1883169v1, whole genome shotgun sequence:
- the LOC122330715 gene encoding cytochrome c oxidase assembly protein COX19-like — MSTAMNFGSKTFRPRPPDKGAFPLDHFGECKSFKETFMRCLGDNRFDSSRCRVESKEYLECRMDRQLMAKESLEKLGFKDLMGEPDEENKGKL; from the exons ATGTCAACGGCAATGAACTTCGGAAGCAAGACCTTCCGACCGCGTCCACCGGACAAAGGAGCGTTTCCCTTGGATCACTTCG GTGAATGCAAGTCGTTTAAAGAGACATTCATGCGATGCCTCGGAGACAACCGTTTCGACAGCTCGCGCTGTCGGGTCGAGTCTAAGGAGTATCTGGAGTGCAGGATGGACAG ACAGTTAATGGCAAAGGAATCCTTGGAAAAACTTGGCTTTAAGGACTTGATGGGGGAACCAGACGAAGAAAATAAAGGCAAACTCTGA